Proteins encoded together in one Oxalobacteraceae sp. CFBP 8761 window:
- a CDS encoding AraC family transcriptional regulator, with product MYNCCMHPAPARPVNDATFSALTGGVTLMRASFTDHAFERHSHDGFAIGVTTAGVQRFRCKGAQYDSQVGDLVLFNPDEDHDGSAGTADGFRYAIWYVPDAFVASCIAPEGERADGRYFARPCVTDHRMAATFARLSSSLLATPAESLRAETMLRAFLGTMLARHGERPGAHLERAGTYVDDARMVQVRDYIRTYFQRDMTVADLAAVAGMSRTHLTRAFSAAYHTPPHVYLNSVRVAHACTLIRGGMPLAAVAIECGFADQSHLTRRFKGCVGVTPSGWRDRLQR from the coding sequence TTGTACAATTGTTGCATGCACCCCGCACCCGCACGTCCAGTCAACGACGCCACCTTTTCGGCGTTGACCGGCGGCGTCACGCTGATGCGGGCAAGCTTCACCGATCACGCGTTCGAGCGCCACAGCCACGATGGTTTCGCGATCGGCGTGACCACCGCCGGCGTGCAGCGGTTTCGCTGCAAGGGCGCGCAGTACGACAGCCAGGTAGGCGACCTGGTCCTGTTCAATCCGGATGAGGACCATGACGGCAGCGCCGGCACGGCCGACGGTTTCCGCTATGCGATCTGGTATGTACCGGATGCGTTCGTGGCAAGCTGCATCGCGCCCGAGGGCGAGCGCGCCGATGGCCGGTATTTCGCCCGGCCATGCGTGACTGACCACCGGATGGCGGCGACGTTTGCGCGGCTGTCCAGCAGTTTGCTGGCAACGCCAGCCGAGTCGTTGCGCGCGGAAACGATGCTGCGTGCGTTTCTCGGAACGATGCTGGCGCGCCATGGCGAGCGGCCCGGGGCGCACCTCGAACGGGCGGGTACCTATGTCGACGATGCGCGCATGGTGCAGGTCAGGGACTATATCCGCACGTACTTCCAGCGCGATATGACGGTGGCCGACCTGGCCGCCGTGGCCGGGATGTCGCGCACGCATCTCACGCGCGCGTTCAGCGCGGCGTATCACACACCGCCGCACGTGTACCTCAATTCGGTGCGCGTCGCCCATGCCTGCACGCTGATCCGGGGCGGGATGCCACTCGCGGCGGTGGCGATCGAATGCGGCTTTGCCGACCAGAGTCACCTGACCCGGCGCTTCAAGGGCTGTGTCGGTGTGACCCCGTCAGGCTGGCGCGACAGGCTGCAGCGCTAG
- a CDS encoding LysR family transcriptional regulator, translating into MTPAERLKGLETFVAVADAGSFTAAADRLNLTNSAVGKAIARLEGRLKRPLFDRTTRKLEMTDAGNVFYKVCVRVLDELEAAERLLAHDHIAPSGRLRVDMPATFGRMHAVRSLLAFAEQYPQVQPHASFTDRFVDPVEDGLDVVVRIGGSDTWPAALCYQHLGDEELVFCASPSYVARHGAPATLDALLGHDAILYGRADGSTSPWLIKDGELPLARQHVKSRIVLGQAEAQVTAVEMGLGIAQLATWLVEQQLRDGSLVKILPELATSGLPLYLVWQRSRQHAPKVTALIAHFAQTLTIRPAAADAPGALALQPVAPA; encoded by the coding sequence ATGACACCCGCAGAACGCCTGAAAGGCCTTGAAACCTTCGTTGCCGTCGCCGACGCCGGCAGTTTTACGGCGGCCGCTGACCGGCTCAACCTGACCAATTCCGCCGTCGGCAAGGCCATCGCCCGGCTGGAAGGGCGATTGAAACGGCCACTGTTCGACCGCACCACGCGCAAGCTCGAGATGACGGACGCCGGCAACGTCTTCTACAAGGTCTGCGTGCGGGTGCTGGACGAACTCGAAGCGGCCGAGCGCCTGCTGGCGCACGACCATATCGCCCCGTCGGGCCGATTGCGCGTGGACATGCCGGCCACCTTCGGCCGCATGCACGCCGTGCGGTCATTGCTGGCGTTTGCCGAGCAATATCCGCAGGTGCAGCCCCATGCGTCGTTCACCGACCGCTTTGTCGATCCGGTCGAGGATGGCCTGGACGTGGTGGTGCGCATCGGCGGCTCGGACACCTGGCCGGCAGCGCTGTGCTACCAGCACCTGGGTGACGAAGAGCTCGTCTTCTGTGCGTCGCCCTCCTATGTGGCGCGCCACGGTGCACCGGCGACGCTGGACGCGTTACTGGGCCACGACGCCATTCTGTACGGTCGCGCGGACGGCAGCACGAGTCCATGGCTGATCAAGGATGGCGAGCTGCCACTGGCGCGCCAGCACGTGAAGAGCCGCATCGTGCTGGGGCAGGCCGAGGCGCAGGTCACTGCGGTGGAAATGGGATTGGGAATCGCGCAACTGGCGACCTGGCTCGTCGAGCAGCAACTGCGCGACGGCAGCCTGGTGAAAATCCTGCCCGAGCTGGCGACGTCCGGCCTGCCGCTGTATCTGGTATGGCAGCGCAGCCGCCAGCACGCGCCCAAGGTGACGGCGCTGATCGCGCACTTTGCGCAGACGCTGACGATCCGGCCTGCAGCGGCCGACGCGCCGGGCGCGCTAGCGCTGCAGCCTGTCGCGCCAGCCTGA
- a CDS encoding MFS transporter has protein sequence MPNSSTTTVDAMADKPEATGGALSITILAIAAFVIVTTEFLIVGLLPALARDLSITVATAGQLVTLFAVVVMVCGPFLTAWLANVDRKKLFIAVLVLFAATNALAAVAQNIWVLALARLLPALALPVFWGTASDTAAQIAGPEKAGRAVSTVYLGISAAMLFGIPLGTLAADAIGWRGAFGLLAALSLLVAVLMFFSMPTVRASQPVAMREQAKILKSPFFMANVALSILVFTAMFTGYTYLAEMLEKSAGVAPAQVGWWLMGFGAVGLIGNWLGGLWVDQKPLATTAIFSLVLAAGMAASMLFAGLSIGFAIALGVWGIANTALYPICQIRVMKAATGAQALAGTINVSAANGGIALGAVIGGLAVANWGAGNVGYVAAGIAVLAALATGLVARMTPAVKA, from the coding sequence ATGCCCAATTCATCTACTACGACCGTCGACGCGATGGCCGACAAGCCCGAGGCCACCGGCGGCGCGCTATCGATCACGATTCTTGCCATCGCCGCGTTCGTGATCGTGACCACCGAGTTCCTGATCGTGGGCCTGCTGCCGGCACTGGCACGTGACCTGTCCATCACGGTGGCCACGGCCGGCCAGCTGGTCACGCTGTTTGCCGTGGTCGTCATGGTATGCGGCCCGTTCCTGACGGCGTGGCTGGCCAACGTCGACCGCAAGAAGTTGTTCATCGCCGTGCTGGTGCTGTTCGCGGCAACCAATGCGCTGGCGGCCGTCGCGCAAAACATCTGGGTGCTGGCACTGGCGCGACTGCTGCCGGCGCTGGCGCTGCCCGTGTTCTGGGGTACCGCGAGCGACACCGCAGCCCAGATCGCTGGCCCGGAAAAAGCCGGTCGCGCCGTCTCGACCGTGTATCTCGGCATCTCGGCCGCGATGCTGTTTGGTATTCCGCTCGGCACGCTGGCGGCAGACGCGATCGGCTGGCGCGGCGCGTTCGGCCTGCTGGCCGCGCTGTCGCTGCTGGTGGCCGTGCTGATGTTCTTCAGCATGCCGACGGTGCGTGCATCGCAGCCGGTTGCCATGCGTGAACAGGCCAAGATTCTGAAAAGTCCGTTCTTCATGGCCAACGTGGCGTTGTCGATCCTGGTGTTCACTGCCATGTTCACCGGCTACACCTACCTGGCCGAGATGCTGGAGAAATCGGCTGGCGTGGCGCCGGCGCAGGTGGGCTGGTGGCTGATGGGCTTTGGCGCGGTTGGCCTAATCGGTAACTGGCTGGGTGGTCTCTGGGTTGACCAGAAACCATTGGCCACCACCGCCATCTTCAGCCTCGTGCTGGCAGCCGGCATGGCCGCGTCGATGCTGTTCGCCGGTCTGAGCATTGGGTTCGCCATCGCGCTGGGCGTGTGGGGCATTGCCAATACGGCGCTGTATCCAATTTGCCAGATCCGCGTGATGAAGGCGGCAACCGGCGCCCAGGCGCTGGCCGGCACCATCAATGTGTCGGCAGCCAACGGTGGCATCGCGTTGGGCGCCGTGATCGGTGGCCTTGCAGTGGCCAACTGGGGCGCTGGCAATGTCGGTTATGTGGCTGCGGGCATCGCCGTACTGGCGGCACTGGCGACTGGCCTGGTCGCGCGTATGACCCCTGCAGTCAAGGCGTAA